A single window of Halobacterium jilantaiense DNA harbors:
- a CDS encoding ABC transporter ATP-binding protein, with product MSDPLLSVEDLKTHFHTEAGTAYAVDGVSFDVDRGETVAIVGESGSGKTVTSESITSILDMPPGEIVDGTIEFDGMDLRTLSDTELQDIRGNRISHIFQNPQNGLNPVYKVGRQIGETIRIHQSDLSDEEVRRRVIDLLDKTGIPEASARIDDYPHEFSGGMKQRVLIAMALACDPDLLIADEPTTALDVTIQGQILRLLEDLQVEHDMGVIFVTHDLGVVSEIADRVVVMYAGKVMETGSVEDIFRNPAHPYTRALIDCVPGHGGSVERIPGSLPDVTNPPDGCRFYPRCEHATMDCRSGMQPELHSVDNESHKASCVYYGPGYEDREFDDTTADETDRGDTLADGGEQ from the coding sequence GTGAGCGACCCGCTACTCTCGGTCGAAGACCTCAAGACCCACTTCCACACTGAGGCTGGAACTGCGTACGCAGTCGACGGTGTCAGCTTCGACGTCGACCGCGGAGAGACCGTCGCAATCGTCGGAGAGAGCGGCAGTGGGAAGACAGTGACCAGTGAGTCGATTACGTCGATTCTCGACATGCCACCGGGCGAAATCGTCGACGGGACAATCGAGTTCGACGGCATGGACCTCAGGACGCTGTCTGACACCGAGCTACAGGACATCCGCGGGAACCGCATCAGCCACATCTTCCAGAACCCGCAGAACGGACTGAACCCAGTGTACAAGGTCGGTCGTCAGATCGGGGAGACGATTCGAATCCACCAGAGCGACCTCTCGGACGAGGAGGTTCGGCGGCGAGTTATCGACCTGCTCGACAAGACCGGTATCCCGGAGGCGAGCGCGCGTATCGACGATTATCCCCACGAGTTCTCTGGTGGGATGAAACAGCGCGTGTTGATTGCAATGGCACTGGCGTGCGACCCCGACCTCCTGATTGCCGACGAGCCGACCACTGCCCTAGACGTGACAATTCAGGGCCAGATACTCCGGCTCCTCGAAGACCTACAGGTCGAACACGACATGGGCGTAATCTTCGTCACGCACGACCTCGGCGTGGTGTCCGAAATTGCCGATCGTGTCGTCGTGATGTACGCCGGGAAAGTCATGGAGACCGGGTCCGTCGAGGACATCTTCAGGAACCCAGCACACCCGTACACGAGAGCGCTGATTGACTGCGTTCCCGGTCACGGCGGGTCGGTCGAGCGGATTCCCGGGTCGCTGCCTGACGTGACGAATCCACCAGACGGCTGTCGGTTCTATCCGCGGTGTGAGCACGCGACCATGGACTGCCGGAGCGGTATGCAGCCGGAGTTACACTCTGTCGACAACGAGTCCCACAAGGCCTCGTGTGTCTACTACGGTCCGGGGTACGAGGACCGGGAGTTCGACGACACGACCGCCGATGAAACCGACCGCGGAGATACGCTGGCAGACGGAGGAGAACAATGA